The following are encoded in a window of Pectinophora gossypiella chromosome 8, ilPecGoss1.1, whole genome shotgun sequence genomic DNA:
- the LOC126368768 gene encoding thrombospondin type-1 domain-containing protein 7A-like → MARAWWVLAALATLAAADELSDPEGLNSVSEPVGKIGEFSVFVGRWTECNPLGQSDHARSLERYKSRPEAESLVHTPRLGLQRRQVQCRAKDGSFVEAMYCGAALTHIGTTRVCVIREECSLAEWLPWRPRPDGALVRTRRLRKLPQGGGKECDVVEEVRPAVLEASAHWSPGPWGVCHVAVEQPATPPPANDEDNDDAEVNDAIYEEDDATADDLDDKETTPSSCGGGIQQREATCVRADGRALHTAQCAHAPLPTLVQPCEVPCPRDCEVGPWSEWGACQPTEGCPLFPVQQLTTTGYSVRRRRVISAASGGGAPCPPLEEKRTCSTPRCASWKVLPWGPCVLNQPHTTCGPGRRTRELRCVGHDGKEAQRAWCAGTGAPARSERCRIACAGDCVVSAWGAWAPCSAACAAPHPRPTTTRRRYILSHASPNGWPCPSEEQLVQNETCNTHACATYSWLATPWGPCEKRRQDYIPVTNYTDLMDGEPYNESDEEEPCVEEGEMTRDVMCVQNNADVVREMLCAPLRRPASRRACTIRCRRGCRVEAWMPWSPCPNTCEPGKQVRERIVHGGPNCGVLQETRDCPVAPSCRSRDASWITGEWSTCRLPPEQRCGRGYRVRSIWCGSNSHRVEAGACAGQLVPRSVAACHVSCDHAITPLTCNTICSDPLKYLDAAEPDIPSCICKNISLELLPADSDCILPSGMECGEGRALRAARCLVGGRDVPMDVCKKYHPLTGPSRVREATTDGYTYDEEFPALLRGACSVRCARDCAAGAWGEWGPCAAEPGSRASFRFRTREVIEEGSAGGRECGATLQRATCRVPQPRWQLSDWAVCAPRRSLCGHAVINRTVTCVDAEGNQLEDSACEAAGAGSAPAREATCRAPCPADCVVSAWSDWSPCEQTKWGGRRDRTRVVLRPAMEGGAACPHLVAAEPCAPHSHAWHVAPWDDCQPLGGSPCGEGIKRRSVRCLRSDGVFVNDSFCPNTTATEASESWCYVPCGVDCVLGEWSAWDTSACSCGDASSARHMRRTRQHLTAAVWPGRACPPTEQRAPCPREPCLRLVARPLLGCHVQTSSGEETEGACGWGVKISHARCEFTSSVDEPAIEAYLEPWRCAPVLPGRIVAPPLHYQEEEVCEVECGCKDAAGGQPGPWGAWGPCRGGARSRTRQLVVSMRRACRTSSRYVTIEWANCTGEGDEIQDLLALEPRDRTWAERDSYHDGYIEGSSSVLAVVWTATIILSFYGAFMLYRGFIRCLRSRKIKTITKV, encoded by the exons AACCAGTTGGAAAAATCGGCGAGTTTTCTGTATTCGTAGGACGATGGACGGAGTGCAACCCGTTGGGGCAGAGCGACCACGCGCGCTCTCTAGAGAG gtaCAAATCCCGTCCGGAAGCCGAATCCCTGGTGCACACACCACGACTAGGACTGCAGCGGCGACAGGTGCAGTGTCGCGCCAAAGATGGCAGCTTTGTAGAGGctat GTACTGTGGTGCAGCTCTAACCCACATTGGGACGACTCGAGTGTGCGTGATCCGTGAGGAGTGCTCTCTCGCAGAGTGGTTGCCATGGCGACCTCGGCCTGATGGTGCATTGGTGCGGACGAGGCGGCTGAGGAAGTTACCACAAG GTGGTGGCAAAGAATGCGATGTAGTGGAGGAGGTGAGGCCGGCAGTGCTAGAAGCCAGTGCCCATTGGTCACCCGGTCCTTGGGGAGTTTGCCACGTTGCCGTGGAACAACCAGCTACTCCACCACCAG CAAATGACGAAGACAATGACGATGCTGAAGTAAACGACGCGATCTACGAAGAAGACGACGCTACGGCCGATGACTTGGACGACAAAGAGACAACGCCATCTAGCTGTGGGGGCGGCATACAACAGCGCGAAGCCACCTGCGTGCGCGCCGACGGGAGAGCTCTACACACCGCGCAATGTGCTCACGCGCCGCTACCGACTCTAGTTCAACCTTGTGAG GTTCCTTGCCCAAGAGACTGCGAAGTCGGACCGTGGAGTGAATGGGGTGCTTGCCAACCAACTGAAGGCTGCCCATTGTTTCCTGTACAACAACTGACAACTACCG GCTACAGCGTGCGTCGTCGTCGAGTGATATCAGCAGCGTCAGGCGGTGGAGCTCCGTGCCCGCCGTTGGAAGAGAAACGAACTTGCTCAACTCCTAGATGTGCCTCGTGGAAGGTCCTGCCTTGGGGTCCTTGTGTACTCAACCAGCCCCACACTACTTGTGGACCTGGTCGACGAACCAGGGAGCTAAGATGTGTTGGACATGATGGG AAAGAAGCCCAGCGCGCATGGTGCGCGGGTACGGGCGCGCCAGCGCGCAGCGAGCGCTGCCGCATCGCCTGCGCCGGGGACTGCGTGGTTTCGGCGTGGGGGGCCTGGGCACCTTGCTCCGCCGCCTGCGCCGCGCCGCACCCCAGACCCACCACTACGCGCCGCCGCTATATCCTCTCTCATGCTTCTCCTA ATGGCTGGCCGTGTCCTTCAGAAGAGCAGCTAGTACAGAACGAAACATGCAACACTCACGCCTGCGCCACCTACTCGTGGCTGGCGACGCCCTGGGGTCCTTGCGAGAAACGTCGCCAGGACTACATACCTGTCACCAATTATACAGACTTAATG GATGGAGAACCATACAACGAGAGCGACGAAGAGGAGCCATGTGTCGAGGAAGGCGAGATGACCAGAGATGTGATGTGCGTGCAGAACAACGCTGATGTGGTCAGGGAGATGCT ATGTGCACCACTCCGCCGGCCGGCTTCCCGTCGCGCCTGTACCATCCGATGCCGCCGCGGCTGCCGAGTCGAAGCCTGGATGCCGTGGTCACCGTGCCCTAATACATGCG AACCAGGCAAGCAAGTGCGCGAGCGAATAGTCCACGGCGGCCCCAACTGTGGTGTACTACAGGAGACCCGGGACTGCCCCGTGGCGCCCTCGTGTCGGTCTCGTGACGCATCTTGGATCACGGGCGAGTGGAGCACCTGCCGCCTGCCGCCCGAGCAGCGCTGTGGCCGCGGGTACCGGGTTCGAA GTATCTGGTGCGGTTCCAACTCGCACCGCGTGGAGGCGGGTGCGTGCGCAGGCCAGCTGGTCCCGCGCAGCGTGGCCGCCTGCCATGTCTCATGCGACCACGCCATCACACCGCTCACCTGCAACACCATCTGCTCCGACCCTCTCAA GTATTTAGACGCAGCTGAGCCAGATATTCCAAGCTGTATTTGCAAGAACATCAGCTTAGAACTGCTGCCCGCTGATTCGGACTGCATACTACCATCAGG TATGGAATGTGGAGAGGGCAGGGCGTTAAGAGCAGCTCGTTGCTTAGTTGGAGGTCGCGATGTGCCCATGGATGTATGCAAGAAATATCATCCACTTACTG GTCCAAGCCGCGTGCGCGAGGCGACGACAGACGGATACACATACGACGAGGAGTTCCCAGCACTGCTGCGCGGCGCGTGCTCGGTGCGGTGCGCGCGCGACTGCGCGGCCGGCGCCTGGGGCGAGTGGGGACCCTGCGCCGCCGAACCCGGCTCACGCGCCTCCTTCCGCTTCCGGACAAg AGAGGTAATAGAAGAAGGATCGGCCGGCGGACGCGAGTGTGGCGCAACGCTCCAACGCGCCACGTGCCGCGTGCCGCAGCCGCGCTGGCAGCTGTCGGACTGGGCCGTGTGCGCGCCGCGCCGCTCGCTCTGCGGACACGCCGTCATCAACCGCACTGTCAC TTGCGTAGACGCGGAAGGCAACCAGCTGGAGGATTCTGCCTGcgaggcggcgggcgcggggtcGGCGCCGGCGCGCGAGGCCACGTGTCGCGCGCCCTGCCCCGCCGACTGCGTCGTCAGCGCCTGGTCCGACTGGAGCCCTTGCGAGCAG ACAAAATGGGGCGGCCGCCGCGACCGCACGCGCGTGGTGCTCCGGCCGGCTATGGAGGGCGGCGCGGCGTGCCCGCACCTGGTGGCGGCGGAGCCCTGCGCGCCGCACTCGCACGCCTGGCACGTGGCGCCCTGGGACGACTGCCAGCCGCTGGGAGGCTCGCCTTGTGGGGAAGGCATCAAGCGACGCTCCGTGCGCTGTCTCAGGAGCGACGGTGTCTTCGTCAACGACTCATTCTGCCCG AACACAACAGCGACTGAAGCGAGCGAATCGTGGTGCTACGTCCCGTGCGGGGTGGACTGTGTGCTCGGCGAGTGGAGCGCCTGGGACACCTCGGCGTGCTCCTGCGGCGACGCCTCTTCGGCACGACACATGCGACGAACCAG ACAGCACCTGACTGCGGCAGTGTGGCCCGGCCGTGCGTGCCCGCCTACAGAACAACGCGCGCCCTGTCCACGGGAGCCCTGCCTGCGTCTCGTCGCCAGACCACTGCTCGGCTGCCATGTGCAG ACATCATCGGGCGAGGAAACGGAAGGTGCCTGCGGTTGGGGCGTGAAGATATCCCACGCGCGGTGTGAATTTACCAGCTCTGTGGACGAGCCAGCCATCGAAGCGTACCTGGAGCCCTGGCGCTGCGCCCCCGTGCTACCCGGACGGATTGTCGCCCCACCCTTGCATTATCAG GAGGAGGAAGTATGCGAGGTGGAGTGCGGCTGCAAGGACGCGGCTGGGGGGCAGCCGGGGCCGTGGGGCGCGTGGGGCCCGTGTCGCGGTGGCGCGCGGTCCCGCACTAGGCAGCTCGTCGTCTCCATGCGCAGAGCTTGCCGGACGTCTTCGCG ATACGTTACAATCGAATGGGCCAACTGCACGGGTGAGGGTGACGAGATTCAGGACCTGTTGGCGTTGGAGCCCCGCGACCGCACCTGGGCTGAGCGCGACTCCTACCACGACGGATACATCG agggcagcagctCGGTGCTGGCCGTAGTGTGGACCGCGACCATTATACTTAGCTTCTACGGCGCCTTCATGCTTTACCGAGGATTCATCAG atgCCTTCGCAGCAGAAAAATCAAAACGATTACCAAAGTGTAA
- the LOC126369121 gene encoding uncharacterized protein LOC126369121, which produces MSIIHALKVAWSAAVGKGETVVAALTRLDDEIASSERSHPAARLAVVTAEMESIHQEIKTFEETTSAVTNKDNYAKTIHQLFVSLDLYRRPVLASENEDFIANVNRKEMRRLELSWLQSRYNELQRERRVLHAQILRTRTLYAQLYQLIDSVWGNTLRPGTPLETALSRASALRDALASVSTKLRAAAEYAHAAARLLDDALPAWKLTSVGKSGWERTAACADTCALLVRARCTERGARRVLSAPAAPRAARALRLALDYAFTDALHDQKYQRATETFVQFKEALIQLINSIHQVLLNNLENLAVAEKDVVKYRRQLRAARVNAIVQRGLADLHYEPRALTTLKSQ; this is translated from the exons atgtctataATACATGCGTTGAAGGTGGCGTGGTCAGCGGCGGTGGGCAAGGGCGAGACGGTGGTGGCGGCGCTCACGAGACTGGACGACGAGATTGCCAGTAGTGAACGCTCGCACCCCGCCGCACGACTCGCAGTCGTTACTGCTGAGATGGAGAGTATACACCAG GAAATCAAAACATTCGAGGAGACAACCAGTGCTGTGACTAATAAAGATAACTACGCCAAAACTATCCAtcag CTGTTCGTAAGTCTAGATCTGTACAGACGTCCCGTGTTGGCCTCAGAAAATGAGGACTTTATTGCAAATGTAAATAGAAAG GAGATGCGTCGCCTGGAGCTGAGCTGGCTGCAGTCACGCTACAATGAGCTGCAGCGCGAGCGCCGCGTTCTGCACGCACAGATCCTGCGCACACGCACGCTATACGCACAACTTTACCAGCTTATTG ACAGCGTATGGGGCAATACCCTGCGACCAGGTACGCCACTAGAAACCGCGCTGTCGAGAGCAAGCGCCCTGCGTGATGCGCTGGCCTCTGTGAGCACGAAGCTCCGCGCCGCCGCTGAATATGCGCACGCGGCCGCGCGCTTGTTGGATGATGCTTTGCCCGCCTGGAAACTCACCTCAGTTGGCAA GAGCGGGTGGGAGCGCACTGCAGCATGCGCGGACACATGCGCTTTGTTGGTGCGCGCGCGCTGCACggagcgcggcgcgcggcgcgtgtTGTCCGCGCCCGCGGCGCCCCGGGCAGCACGTGCGCTGCGGCTGGCACTCGACTACGCGTTTACAGACGCTCTCCACGATCAAAA ATATCAACGAGCGACTGAAACATTCGTGCAGTTCAAAGAAGCTCTCATACAACTCATAAATTCTATTCATCAG GTGTTATTGAACAACTTGGAGAACCTCGCGGTGGCAGAGAAGGACGTGGTCAAGTACCGTCGGCAGCTACGGGCGGCTAGAGTCAACGCTATCGTACAACGTGGGCTGGCCGACTTGCACTACGAGCCCAGAGCACTCACCACGTTGAAAAGCCAATGA